Proteins encoded by one window of Fischerella sp. PCC 9605:
- the queC gene encoding 7-cyano-7-deazaguanine synthase QueC → MKAVILLSGGLDSSTVLYQALADGCECYTIFFDYQQRHRRELQSALAIAQKAGVVQNQVVTFDLRLWGGSALTDDAIDLPQGRSVKEMSQNIPVTYVPARNTIFLSFALGYAETIAAERVYIGVNALDYSGYPDCRPDYIQAMQEVFRLGTKQGREGKPIKIVTPLINLKKTEIIQLGNKLGVPWQFTWSCYAGGDVACGVCDACQLRLAAFAELGLKDPLPYAQ, encoded by the coding sequence ATGAAAGCTGTAATTTTATTGTCTGGTGGATTAGACTCTTCCACAGTTCTCTACCAAGCACTAGCAGATGGTTGTGAGTGTTACACCATTTTCTTTGATTATCAGCAACGACATCGACGAGAGTTACAGTCAGCCTTGGCGATCGCACAAAAAGCAGGCGTAGTCCAAAATCAAGTAGTAACATTTGACTTGCGGCTATGGGGTGGTTCAGCACTCACTGACGATGCAATTGATTTACCCCAAGGGCGCTCCGTCAAAGAAATGTCGCAAAATATACCTGTAACCTATGTTCCGGCGCGAAATACCATCTTTTTAAGCTTTGCCCTTGGTTATGCTGAAACCATTGCCGCTGAACGTGTTTACATAGGTGTTAACGCCTTAGATTACTCTGGATATCCTGATTGTCGTCCTGACTATATCCAAGCGATGCAGGAAGTTTTTCGTTTGGGAACAAAACAAGGACGTGAAGGCAAGCCTATTAAAATTGTCACGCCCCTAATCAACCTGAAAAAAACCGAAATTATCCAATTGGGTAACAAGTTGGGAGTACCTTGGCAATTTACTTGGTCTTGCTACGCTGGTGGTGATGTTGCGTGCGGTGTCTGCGATGCTTGTCAATTGCGTCTTGCAGCTTTTGCTGAGTTGGGGCTTAAAGATCCGTTGCCTTATGCTCAGTAA
- a CDS encoding Gfo/Idh/MocA family protein → MRVQDSSMSAGEQNGHGHRTQPHPIRIGVIGVGNMGQHHARVLSSMKDVELVGVADINVERGLETASRYKVRFFEDYCDLLPHVEAVCVAVPTRLHYAVGINCLLAGIHVLIEKPIAASISEAESLVNAAAESGCILQVGHIERFSPAFQELNKVLKTEELLALEAHRMSPYSNRANDVSVVLDLMIHDIDLLLELAASPVVKLTASGNRTLDSGYLDYVTATLGFANGIVATLTSSKVTHRKIRSIVAHCKNSYTEADFLKNEILIHRHTTANSMTDYRQVLYRQDGVIEKVYTTNTDKLGAELEHFVNCVRGGNQPSVGGEQALKALRLASLIEQMALEERVWNPLDWESEPRMQPLTPTV, encoded by the coding sequence ATGAGAGTGCAAGATAGCAGCATGTCAGCAGGAGAACAGAACGGACACGGACACCGCACCCAACCCCATCCGATCCGCATAGGCGTGATCGGTGTGGGTAATATGGGACAACATCATGCCCGTGTCCTGAGTTCGATGAAAGACGTTGAACTGGTCGGTGTTGCAGATATAAATGTCGAGCGAGGTTTAGAAACCGCCAGCAGATATAAGGTGCGTTTTTTTGAGGATTACTGTGACCTGCTGCCCCATGTGGAAGCGGTTTGCGTTGCCGTTCCTACGCGCCTGCATTATGCAGTCGGGATTAATTGTTTATTGGCAGGAATTCATGTTTTGATTGAAAAGCCGATTGCTGCCAGTATTTCTGAGGCAGAATCGCTAGTAAATGCAGCAGCCGAGTCTGGGTGTATTTTACAAGTAGGTCACATTGAACGCTTCAGCCCAGCCTTTCAAGAATTAAATAAGGTGCTAAAGACTGAGGAATTGCTGGCGCTAGAAGCTCACCGGATGAGTCCCTACTCAAATCGTGCTAACGATGTCTCTGTTGTCTTGGACTTAATGATTCATGACATTGACTTACTGTTGGAATTAGCCGCTTCGCCAGTGGTCAAGTTAACAGCTAGTGGCAATCGTACTTTAGATTCTGGTTATTTAGATTACGTGACTGCGACTTTGGGATTTGCCAATGGCATTGTTGCCACGCTGACTTCTAGCAAAGTCACTCATCGCAAAATCCGCAGCATAGTCGCCCATTGTAAAAACTCATATACAGAGGCAGATTTTCTCAAGAATGAAATTTTGATTCACCGACATACCACTGCCAACTCTATGACGGATTATCGGCAAGTACTTTACAGGCAGGATGGTGTAATTGAAAAAGTCTATACTACTAACACTGATAAGTTAGGAGCAGAATTGGAACATTTTGTCAACTGCGTGCGCGGCGGCAATCAACCTTCGGTTGGCGGCGAACAAGCGCTTAAAGCTCTAAGATTAGCAAGTTTAATTGAACAGATGGCGCTAGAAGAACGAGTTTGGAATCCCTTGGATTGGGAATCTGAACCAAGAATGCAACCTTTGACACCCACTGTATAA
- the thiD gene encoding bifunctional hydroxymethylpyrimidine kinase/phosphomethylpyrimidine kinase has translation MNTEITSNVPVALTIAGSDSGGGAGIQADLRTFAFHCVHGTSAITCVTAQNTLGVMRVDAMPSEAVVAQIQAVCKDIGVQAAKTGMLLNNEIIAAVAKQVESLQIKNLVVDPVMVSRTGAQLIDDDAIKSLRNALIPIAAIITPNRYEAQILSGIEINSLDEMRAAAHMIHRNCKAKVVLVKGGGMPGNGRGVDIWFDGQKLETLTTKQVDTKNTHGTGCTLSAAIAANLARGDDLLTAVRQAKEYVTNALSHALNIGKGQGPVGHFYPLWRSHDFVN, from the coding sequence ATGAACACCGAAATAACATCCAATGTACCCGTTGCTTTAACCATTGCCGGTTCTGATAGTGGTGGTGGTGCGGGAATTCAAGCGGATTTACGCACCTTTGCCTTTCACTGTGTCCACGGTACTAGCGCTATCACCTGCGTCACAGCCCAAAATACTTTGGGCGTTATGCGCGTTGATGCCATGCCATCGGAGGCGGTTGTTGCCCAAATTCAGGCAGTATGTAAGGATATTGGTGTACAAGCGGCAAAAACCGGTATGTTACTCAACAATGAAATTATTGCCGCCGTCGCCAAGCAGGTAGAAAGTTTACAAATTAAAAATTTAGTGGTCGATCCGGTGATGGTGTCGCGTACGGGGGCACAATTAATTGATGATGACGCTATCAAATCTCTCCGCAATGCGCTCATACCCATAGCAGCAATTATTACACCAAATCGCTACGAAGCACAGATTTTGAGCGGTATAGAAATTAACTCTCTAGATGAAATGAGGGCAGCTGCCCACATGATTCACCGGAATTGCAAGGCTAAAGTTGTGTTAGTCAAGGGTGGTGGTATGCCGGGAAATGGGCGTGGTGTTGATATCTGGTTTGATGGGCAAAAGCTGGAAACTCTGACCACAAAACAAGTAGATACGAAAAATACCCACGGGACTGGTTGTACTTTGTCGGCGGCGATCGCAGCGAATCTGGCACGCGGTGATGATTTATTAACAGCGGTGCGACAAGCAAAGGAGTATGTCACTAATGCACTCTCTCACGCCCTAAATATAGGCAAGGGACAAGGCCCTGTGGGACATTTTTATCCATTATGGCGATCGCACGATTTTGTAAATTAA
- a CDS encoding P-II family nitrogen regulator — protein MKKVEAIIRPFKLDEVKIALVNAGIVGMTVSEVRGFGRQKGQTERYRGSEYTVEFLQKLKLEIVVEDNQVDMVVEKIIAAARTGEIGDGKIFISPVEQVVRIRTGEKNTEAV, from the coding sequence ATGAAAAAAGTAGAAGCTATCATCCGTCCCTTTAAGCTTGACGAAGTAAAAATTGCTCTAGTCAATGCTGGTATAGTTGGCATGACCGTTTCTGAAGTACGGGGATTTGGACGCCAGAAAGGGCAAACAGAACGCTATCGGGGTTCGGAGTACACTGTTGAGTTTCTGCAAAAACTCAAACTGGAAATTGTCGTTGAAGACAACCAAGTGGATATGGTTGTCGAGAAAATTATCGCCGCTGCCCGGACTGGTGAAATCGGCGATGGTAAAATATTCATCTCGCCAGTTGAGCAAGTGGTGCGGATTCGGACTGGGGAAAAGAATACAGAAGCTGTTTAA
- a CDS encoding ParM/StbA family protein, whose protein sequence is MTDQPSAATPMNAAAIPMNRVSASTPINATPIPTSNSTSKKILSVDLGRTSTKAGVTREPGNVIFVSANVKEMSMEQVRGGVFEARATDPLMDLWLEYQGSGYAVGQLAADFGANLGVGQSKVEDALIKTLACAGYFKLKDDISVVLGLPYLSQEQFEKEKAQLISQLSGPHVMNFRGEPVSLNINKVWVMPEGYGSLLWCEAQPKKGAAMPDFTKVSVAIVDIGHQTIDCLMVDNFRFARGASKSEDFGMSKFYELVAAEIESADSQSLALIAAVNRPKGDRFYRPRGAGKPTNLDDFLPNLIEMFSREICSRVLAWLPERVTDVILTGGGGEFFWEDVQRLLKEAKINAHLASPSRQANALGQYIYAEAQLSSNRSSRA, encoded by the coding sequence ATGACAGACCAACCTTCCGCAGCCACCCCTATGAATGCCGCTGCCATACCCATGAATAGGGTATCGGCTTCTACTCCGATTAATGCTACTCCCATACCAACAAGCAACAGCACTAGTAAAAAAATTCTCAGTGTTGATTTAGGTAGAACTTCCACAAAAGCTGGTGTTACTCGCGAGCCAGGAAATGTGATTTTTGTCTCTGCCAACGTTAAGGAAATGTCAATGGAACAAGTGCGGGGTGGCGTTTTTGAAGCCCGCGCCACAGATCCCTTAATGGATCTGTGGTTGGAGTATCAAGGCAGTGGCTATGCTGTAGGTCAACTGGCGGCAGATTTTGGTGCTAATTTGGGAGTAGGTCAATCTAAAGTTGAAGACGCACTGATAAAAACCTTGGCTTGTGCTGGTTACTTTAAGCTGAAAGATGATATTTCAGTTGTTTTGGGTCTGCCGTATCTTTCTCAAGAACAGTTTGAAAAGGAAAAAGCCCAATTAATCAGCCAATTGAGTGGCCCTCATGTAATGAACTTTCGCGGCGAACCTGTCTCGCTGAACATCAACAAAGTTTGGGTAATGCCAGAAGGCTATGGCAGTCTGTTGTGGTGTGAAGCCCAACCCAAAAAAGGTGCTGCAATGCCCGATTTTACTAAAGTATCTGTGGCAATTGTTGATATTGGACACCAAACAATCGATTGCTTGATGGTGGATAACTTCCGCTTCGCCCGAGGTGCTTCTAAGAGCGAAGACTTTGGCATGAGCAAGTTTTATGAACTAGTAGCCGCTGAAATTGAGAGCGCTGATAGCCAATCTCTGGCTTTGATTGCTGCTGTGAATCGACCCAAGGGCGATCGCTTCTACCGTCCCAGAGGCGCTGGTAAGCCTACCAACCTCGATGATTTTCTCCCCAATTTAATAGAGATGTTTTCGCGTGAAATTTGCAGCCGTGTGTTAGCATGGCTACCAGAGCGCGTCACCGATGTGATTCTCACTGGTGGCGGTGGGGAATTTTTCTGGGAAGACGTTCAACGTCTCTTGAAAGAAGCAAAGATTAATGCCCACTTAGCTTCGCCATCTCGACAAGCTAATGCTCTAGGTCAGTACATTTATGCAGAGGCACAGCTATCCTCCAATCGCTCTTCTAGGGCTTAA
- a CDS encoding phosphoglucomutase/phosphomannomutase family protein, producing MPVAAKSIKFGTDGWRGVIGDDFTFERLALVAPIAAKVLFNTYGTKVGNRTIVVGYDRRFMAEDFAQKVADVVSAVGFDVVFSETYAPTPAFSWAAKQHNALGALVITASHNPGQYLGLKVKSAYGGSVPPEVTKEIESLLEEEVPPALTPGKIYKFNPWESYCQELESKVNIAKIREAITSNKLTVFADVMHGAAAGGLAMLLGNEVREINSDRDPTFEGGAPEPLPKYLSRLFGVMKTHREKHPTGLTVGLVFDGDCDRVAAVDSAGNFLSSQILIPILIDHLTLRRGFSGEIVKTVSGSDLIPRVAALHKLSVFETPVGYKYIADRMLASQVLLGGEESGGIGYGSHIPERDALLSALYVLEAIIESGLDLSDYYRCLQEQTDFTSAYDRIDLPLASMEVRGRLLEQLQKEPLKQISGQAVIDCQTIDGYKFRLADQSWLMIRFSGTEPVLRLYCEAPTLQQVHQTLAWAKQWAE from the coding sequence ATGCCAGTTGCAGCTAAATCAATCAAATTTGGTACAGATGGCTGGCGCGGCGTGATTGGCGACGACTTCACTTTTGAACGTCTCGCGTTGGTCGCGCCAATTGCCGCAAAAGTGCTATTTAATACATATGGAACAAAAGTCGGCAACCGGACAATTGTAGTCGGTTATGATCGCCGTTTTATGGCAGAAGATTTTGCTCAGAAAGTAGCTGATGTTGTTTCCGCTGTTGGGTTTGATGTAGTGTTTAGCGAAACCTATGCGCCAACTCCAGCTTTTAGTTGGGCAGCCAAGCAACACAACGCTTTGGGAGCATTGGTAATCACTGCCAGTCACAATCCAGGTCAATATTTGGGATTAAAAGTTAAGAGTGCGTATGGTGGTTCCGTACCACCAGAAGTTACCAAAGAGATAGAATCACTTTTGGAGGAGGAAGTGCCACCTGCTCTGACTCCAGGCAAGATATACAAATTTAACCCGTGGGAAAGTTATTGTCAAGAACTAGAAAGTAAAGTCAATATTGCTAAAATTCGCGAAGCAATAACCTCTAACAAACTGACGGTATTTGCTGATGTGATGCATGGTGCAGCGGCTGGTGGACTGGCGATGCTGCTTGGCAATGAAGTCAGAGAGATTAATAGCGATCGCGATCCTACTTTTGAAGGCGGTGCACCAGAACCATTACCGAAATACCTTTCCCGTCTGTTTGGGGTGATGAAGACACACCGAGAAAAACATCCCACAGGTTTAACGGTGGGATTGGTTTTTGATGGTGACTGCGATCGCGTTGCAGCTGTGGATAGTGCAGGTAACTTCCTGAGTTCGCAAATTTTGATCCCAATCTTAATCGACCACCTGACCCTACGGCGAGGCTTTAGCGGAGAAATTGTCAAAACTGTCAGTGGTTCTGACTTAATTCCCCGCGTTGCTGCATTACACAAACTCTCAGTATTTGAGACACCAGTTGGCTACAAGTACATCGCTGATAGAATGCTAGCAAGCCAAGTGTTGCTGGGTGGTGAAGAGTCGGGAGGAATTGGTTATGGTAGCCATATTCCCGAACGAGATGCACTCTTATCGGCATTATACGTACTAGAAGCGATCATTGAATCAGGTCTGGATTTAAGTGATTATTACCGCTGTCTGCAAGAACAAACTGACTTCACTTCTGCATACGATCGCATCGATTTACCTTTGGCAAGTATGGAAGTGCGGGGTCGCCTTTTGGAACAATTACAAAAGGAACCACTAAAGCAAATTTCAGGACAAGCAGTAATTGATTGCCAAACAATAGACGGTTATAAATTCCGCCTTGCAGATCAAAGCTGGTTAATGATTCGTTTTAGTGGTACTGAACCCGTTTTGCGTCTCTACTGTGAAGCTCCCACACTCCAACAGGTGCATCAAACTTTGGCTTGGGCGAAGCAGTGGGCAGAATAA
- a CDS encoding serine/threonine-protein kinase, translating to MLLGTVLRNRYKILQQLGSGGFGDTYLAEDMDLPSHPKCVVKHLQTRNPNPEFLQIAKRLFNQEAEVLYRLGKRHDQIPELLAHFEENGEFYLVQEFVDGHDLTAEITPGIRLSEPQVVKLLQEILEVLAVVHEHNVIHRDIKLQNIMRRQDGKIVLIDFGSVKEIKNLATNIEGESTSTVVIGTPGYIPNEQANGKPRFCSDVYAVGMIGIQALTGIPPRKLPIDPNNGEVIWRNTANVSKKLADVLDNMVRYNFTQRYQTAADALQALEAPPPPPTIQQASPQREKAPHPPQTKKASYKPSRKSPSRSLRNQGFPTLGVLSVGIIFGVAVFAGRFFPLQFNTQENQPIKNTNPTVTDTKNQPSDLPSTPAVKRTKNYFTPSPTASPSKTPPQRPSNPPASTPSTPTTKETTRPFIPSLEEEIKPFTPPGEDDIKPSKTPGEDDIKPSKPPVEESTKPSTPAIEDDTKPSPSPAEEDKPSTPAIEDDTKPSPSPAEEDKPSTPAIEDDTKPSPPPAEEDKPSTPAIESETKPSPPPAEEDKPSTPAIESEKHPSLPLAEEDTKLSPPPAEDSRNQMMIVPSASPTVDANNQTTISPSASPTVDANNQMMVVPSASPTADANNPTTISPSASPTADPNNQTMVVPSAFSIEDPNNQPIIWPSTPAVKDLEDNNNQITVPSIPIDKDNNNQIVVPSIPVVEINNNQLTSSPFTPQPE from the coding sequence ATGCTCTTAGGCACAGTTCTCCGTAATCGCTACAAAATACTTCAACAGTTGGGAAGCGGTGGATTTGGTGACACCTATCTTGCTGAAGATATGGACCTACCTAGCCATCCCAAATGTGTTGTCAAACATCTTCAGACTCGAAACCCCAATCCAGAATTTTTGCAGATTGCCAAAAGGCTTTTCAACCAGGAAGCTGAAGTTCTTTATCGTCTAGGCAAGCGCCATGACCAAATTCCTGAACTTTTAGCCCACTTTGAAGAAAATGGCGAATTCTATCTAGTGCAGGAATTTGTGGATGGACATGACTTAACTGCCGAAATAACTCCCGGTATACGGTTGAGTGAACCTCAGGTGGTTAAACTTTTACAGGAAATACTGGAAGTTTTGGCAGTTGTCCATGAACACAATGTCATCCACCGAGATATTAAGCTGCAAAATATCATGCGCCGTCAAGACGGCAAAATAGTACTGATTGACTTTGGTTCAGTTAAAGAAATAAAAAATTTAGCGACAAATATTGAAGGAGAATCGACTTCTACTGTTGTCATCGGCACTCCTGGCTACATACCAAATGAACAAGCTAATGGTAAGCCAAGATTTTGTAGCGATGTCTATGCAGTGGGAATGATTGGAATTCAAGCTTTAACAGGTATACCGCCGCGTAAATTGCCAATTGATCCTAACAATGGGGAAGTAATTTGGCGTAATACAGCAAACGTTAGCAAGAAGTTGGCGGATGTTTTAGACAACATGGTGCGCTACAACTTTACCCAGCGATATCAAACAGCAGCAGATGCACTGCAAGCTCTCGAAGCACCACCGCCACCACCAACAATACAGCAAGCATCCCCGCAAAGAGAAAAAGCGCCCCATCCTCCGCAAACCAAAAAAGCGTCCTATAAGCCGTCACGTAAATCACCATCTCGTTCACTACGCAATCAAGGTTTTCCGACTCTTGGAGTGCTTTCAGTAGGGATTATTTTTGGTGTAGCAGTTTTTGCAGGGCGTTTTTTCCCATTACAGTTTAATACACAAGAAAATCAACCTATCAAAAACACAAATCCAACAGTTACAGACACCAAAAATCAGCCTTCTGATTTGCCATCTACACCAGCGGTTAAGCGTACTAAAAATTACTTTACTCCTTCGCCTACTGCTTCACCATCAAAAACACCACCGCAACGCCCTTCCAATCCACCAGCAAGTACGCCGTCTACGCCAACGACAAAGGAAACTACAAGGCCATTCATACCCTCACTCGAAGAAGAAATCAAGCCATTCACGCCCCCAGGGGAAGACGACATCAAACCATCCAAAACCCCAGGGGAAGACGACATCAAACCATCCAAACCCCCAGTTGAAGAAAGTACAAAACCATCTACGCCTGCGATTGAGGACGATACAAAGCCATCTCCATCCCCAGCCGAGGAGGATAAGCCATCTACGCCTGCGATTGAGGACGATACAAAGCCATCTCCATCCCCAGCCGAAGAGGATAAGCCATCTACGCCTGCGATTGAGGACGATACAAAGCCATCTCCACCCCCAGCCGAAGAGGATAAGCCATCTACGCCTGCGATTGAGAGTGAGACAAAGCCATCTCCACCCCCAGCCGAAGAGGATAAGCCATCCACACCTGCGATTGAGAGCGAGAAACACCCATCTCTACCCCTAGCCGAAGAAGATACAAAGCTATCTCCACCCCCAGCCGAAGACAGTAGAAATCAAATGATGATTGTGCCTTCTGCATCTCCAACTGTGGATGCCAACAATCAAACTACGATTTCACCATCCGCATCCCCAACTGTAGATGCCAATAATCAAATGATGGTTGTGCCTTCCGCATCTCCAACCGCAGATGCCAACAATCCAACAACGATTTCGCCTTCTGCATCTCCAACCGCAGATCCCAACAATCAAACAATGGTTGTGCCTTCTGCATTCTCAATCGAAGATCCCAACAATCAACCGATAATTTGGCCATCTACACCCGCAGTTAAGGATCTTGAGGACAATAACAATCAAATAACTGTACCA
- a CDS encoding DedA family protein: MTDWIKTTIESLGYVGIALLMFLENLFPPIPSELIMPLAGYTANIPGAKLNVFGVFFAGLLGSVLGAIIWYYPGKLFGEIRLQAWADRYGKWLGISSKDIIKSKHWFDKQGKKAVLMGRLVPGIRTLISVPAGICDMSLPSFIFYTTVGSACWVGLLTYSGYVLGSQYELVDKYLAPVSKIVLGGILLVFLALVLQRKRKPRRR; encoded by the coding sequence ATGACCGATTGGATCAAGACTACTATCGAATCCCTAGGCTATGTGGGAATCGCTCTGCTGATGTTCCTAGAGAACCTCTTTCCTCCTATCCCTTCAGAATTGATTATGCCACTGGCAGGATATACAGCAAATATACCAGGGGCAAAGCTCAATGTCTTTGGTGTATTTTTTGCAGGGCTGTTGGGTTCCGTACTGGGCGCAATCATCTGGTATTACCCTGGTAAATTGTTTGGCGAAATTCGCTTGCAAGCCTGGGCTGATAGATACGGCAAGTGGTTGGGTATATCTAGCAAAGATATTATCAAGTCCAAGCACTGGTTCGATAAACAAGGTAAAAAAGCTGTGCTGATGGGTCGCCTTGTGCCAGGAATACGTACCTTGATATCCGTTCCCGCAGGCATCTGCGATATGTCTTTACCATCTTTTATATTTTATACAACCGTGGGTAGCGCTTGCTGGGTAGGTTTGCTAACATACTCAGGATACGTGTTGGGTAGTCAATATGAACTTGTGGACAAGTACCTTGCTCCTGTATCAAAAATTGTGCTTGGGGGTATACTTTTGGTATTTCTTGCCTTGGTATTACAACGGAAGCGCAAACCCAGGAGAAGATAA
- a CDS encoding DUF5942 domain-containing protein encodes MRRLLLLCLFVIGLSAAAFGFLSVQGLAAKGEFDTILLNFQEDIPKEVLQENLAAIAQKYNVTPQLDNKFSARDNVYIIKGDKQRLRELRKSKIAKATEFIEPNYIYRIPPLDEVTREGEFNRSEQGKQFPSTANEPNDPMYSKQWHLHNIGVVGAWKETKGSGVTVAVIDTGITRVRDLVETKFVEGYDFVNDRKEAKDDNGHGTHVAGTIAEATNNYYGVAGIAYEANLMPLKVLNEYGGGTVADIAEAIKFAADNGANVINMSLGGGGESQLMKEAIEYAHNKGVVIVAAAGNESQNSASYPARYPHVIGVSALGPDGEKAPYSNFGAGVDISAPGGSDAGKVLQQTIDPETGDAVFIGLQGTSMASPHVAGVAALIEAAGVNEPDEVLQVLKESARSIEDDGLNYYGAGQLNAEAAVQRAIRGQISFQDFFRWLRDNGYLNPGFWIDGGAVALLPKILMVLGSYLLAWFLRVYFPFAWSWTLSSGLIAGSSGLFFLKPIYIFDLPQWPFRLLGSSIPELGNALQGTGALNPLFASVLIPIALIALLLGHPQWKWFAIGSSLGVAACLGISAILDPAVWGLGSGMLARVFLIVNALLCFGLANLAVKNQ; translated from the coding sequence ATGAGAAGGCTTTTATTATTGTGCTTGTTTGTCATCGGGCTTAGTGCTGCCGCGTTTGGTTTCTTGAGTGTTCAAGGACTGGCAGCGAAAGGTGAATTTGACACAATTTTGTTGAATTTTCAGGAAGATATTCCTAAAGAGGTATTGCAGGAGAATTTGGCAGCGATCGCCCAAAAGTATAATGTCACACCCCAATTAGATAATAAATTTTCTGCTCGGGATAATGTGTATATTATCAAAGGCGATAAACAGCGACTGAGAGAACTGCGAAAGTCTAAAATTGCCAAAGCGACGGAATTTATTGAGCCTAACTATATTTATAGAATTCCCCCACTGGATGAAGTTACGAGAGAGGGTGAATTTAATCGATCTGAACAGGGCAAACAGTTTCCGTCTACTGCAAACGAACCTAACGACCCAATGTACAGCAAGCAATGGCATTTGCACAATATCGGTGTTGTTGGTGCATGGAAAGAAACAAAAGGCAGTGGCGTGACGGTAGCGGTGATTGACACTGGTATTACCCGCGTGCGCGACTTGGTAGAGACTAAGTTTGTCGAAGGCTACGACTTTGTTAATGACCGAAAAGAAGCCAAAGACGACAACGGACACGGCACCCACGTTGCTGGTACGATCGCTGAAGCGACTAATAACTACTATGGTGTAGCAGGAATTGCCTACGAAGCCAATTTGATGCCATTGAAGGTACTCAATGAGTATGGTGGTGGTACCGTTGCTGATATTGCCGAAGCGATTAAGTTTGCTGCTGATAATGGCGCAAATGTAATTAATATGAGCTTGGGTGGTGGTGGTGAAAGCCAGCTGATGAAAGAAGCAATAGAATACGCCCACAACAAAGGCGTAGTTATAGTTGCAGCAGCTGGTAACGAAAGCCAGAATTCTGCTTCTTATCCGGCGCGTTATCCCCACGTTATCGGCGTCTCGGCATTGGGGCCAGATGGAGAAAAAGCCCCCTATTCTAACTTTGGTGCTGGGGTTGATATTTCTGCTCCTGGTGGCAGTGATGCGGGTAAAGTTTTGCAACAAACTATCGATCCCGAAACTGGTGACGCAGTGTTTATTGGCTTGCAGGGTACAAGCATGGCTTCCCCTCATGTTGCAGGTGTAGCCGCGCTGATTGAAGCCGCTGGTGTGAACGAACCAGATGAAGTTTTACAGGTACTCAAGGAATCAGCCAGAAGCATCGAGGATGATGGATTAAATTACTATGGTGCTGGGCAACTAAATGCTGAAGCAGCAGTGCAACGTGCTATACGCGGACAAATCAGCTTCCAAGACTTTTTCCGCTGGCTGCGGGATAACGGCTATCTCAACCCCGGCTTCTGGATTGATGGCGGTGCTGTGGCATTGTTACCCAAGATTTTGATGGTATTGGGTTCTTATCTGCTGGCTTGGTTTTTACGGGTTTACTTCCCGTTTGCTTGGAGTTGGACTTTATCTAGTGGGTTGATTGCTGGTAGTTCTGGATTATTCTTCCTGAAGCCAATCTACATCTTTGACTTGCCCCAGTGGCCTTTCCGTTTATTGGGCAGTTCAATTCCCGAACTCGGTAATGCACTTCAAGGAACCGGTGCGCTAAACCCATTGTTTGCCAGCGTACTTATTCCCATTGCGTTGATAGCACTGCTACTTGGGCATCCGCAATGGAAATGGTTTGCGATCGGTTCATCCTTGGGTGTAGCGGCGTGTTTGGGAATCAGTGCGATTTTAGATCCGGCCGTTTGGGGATTGGGAAGTGGTATGTTGGCTCGTGTCTTCCTGATTGTTAATGCCCTACTATGTTTTGGTCTTGCTAATTTAGCTGTGAAAAACCAGTGA
- the rdgB gene encoding RdgB/HAM1 family non-canonical purine NTP pyrophosphatase: MTKLLVVATGNPGKLREMQAYLSDSGWELTLKPEDLDIEETGDTFAANACLKASQVAKATGNWAIADDSGLQVNALNGAPGVYSARYGKTDAERIARLLRELGDEVQRQAQFVCAVAIARPDGAIALQSEGVCPGEILHTPRGNGGFGYDPIFYVPEKQMTFAEMTPELKRAISHRGKAFTALLQKLPNLEVLD, from the coding sequence ATGACTAAATTACTCGTAGTAGCCACAGGAAATCCAGGTAAATTGCGGGAAATGCAAGCTTACCTATCTGATTCTGGTTGGGAATTAACACTCAAACCTGAAGACTTGGACATTGAGGAAACAGGCGATACCTTTGCTGCTAATGCCTGCCTCAAAGCATCCCAAGTTGCCAAAGCGACAGGTAACTGGGCGATCGCAGATGATTCCGGTTTACAAGTAAATGCCCTCAATGGCGCACCAGGAGTGTACTCTGCACGTTACGGCAAAACCGATGCCGAACGCATTGCCAGGCTATTGAGGGAGTTGGGCGACGAAGTGCAGCGGCAAGCCCAATTTGTGTGTGCAGTGGCGATCGCTCGTCCTGATGGTGCGATCGCGCTACAATCAGAAGGAGTTTGTCCTGGTGAAATTCTGCATACACCCCGTGGTAATGGTGGTTTTGGCTACGATCCGATTTTTTACGTCCCAGAAAAACAAATGACCTTTGCTGAGATGACGCCAGAATTGAAGCGCGCAATTAGCCATCGAGGCAAGGCTTTTACGGCTTTACTTCAAAAGCTACCAAATTTAGAAGTTCTTGATTGA